In Bythopirellula goksoeyrii, a single window of DNA contains:
- a CDS encoding glycoside hydrolase family 10 protein has product MNVSLTKAERMSCYQTLVKALLILVSACLLSPNGVLVAKEPPESVKKNLPEVEREFRAAWVATVANIDWPSRPGLSTGEQQAEMIAILDKAVKLNLNAIILQVRPACDALYASKLEPWSEFLTGAMGKPPEPYYDPLEFAITEAHRRGIELHGWFNPYRARHSGSKGPVAENHISKLQPEAVKEYGGYQWLDPGEPAATEHTLAVIRDVVERYDIDGIHMDDYFYPYPVSKDGEPVPFPDDASWEEALAAGTKLSRDDWRRENVNQLVSQMYKDIKHVKPWVKFGISPFGIGRPGSLAQIKGFDQYESLYADAEKWFAEGWVDYFTPQLYWKIGPPQQSYAALLYWWNSQNKAKRHLWPGNYTSRVGGADGKSWPAKEIAAQIWVTRAQEGASGNVHFSMKALLRNSGGIADVLLKNTYQQPALIPASPWLSTSSDNEQIEPKFSVKKSGGEWVVALESNETDTAWLWVVRSKYRGKWHVDIVPGSESVRPMYDKAGQKRKKSPAAVVVSTVNRIGEESPLSWYGSNSP; this is encoded by the coding sequence ATGAATGTTTCCCTTACTAAGGCAGAACGAATGAGTTGTTATCAGACATTAGTGAAGGCATTGCTGATTCTTGTTAGTGCTTGTCTCTTATCTCCGAACGGAGTTCTCGTTGCTAAAGAGCCGCCTGAAAGTGTGAAGAAGAACTTGCCTGAGGTAGAACGCGAATTTCGTGCTGCCTGGGTAGCAACGGTTGCCAACATCGATTGGCCGTCGCGCCCGGGACTCTCTACTGGCGAGCAGCAAGCTGAGATGATCGCCATTCTGGACAAAGCGGTGAAATTGAATCTCAACGCCATCATCCTCCAAGTGCGCCCTGCCTGCGATGCGCTGTATGCCTCGAAACTAGAACCTTGGTCGGAGTTTCTTACCGGCGCGATGGGGAAACCACCCGAACCGTATTACGATCCGCTCGAATTCGCGATCACCGAGGCCCACCGCCGGGGGATTGAGCTTCACGGCTGGTTTAATCCCTATCGGGCTCGCCATAGCGGCAGCAAAGGACCTGTTGCTGAGAATCACATCAGCAAACTGCAACCCGAAGCGGTCAAGGAATACGGTGGCTATCAGTGGCTCGACCCCGGTGAACCTGCAGCCACGGAACATACTTTGGCGGTGATTCGCGATGTCGTTGAACGATACGACATCGATGGCATCCACATGGACGATTATTTTTATCCCTACCCTGTGAGCAAAGATGGAGAACCGGTTCCCTTTCCCGATGATGCTAGTTGGGAAGAAGCATTGGCGGCTGGCACCAAACTATCTCGTGACGACTGGCGTAGAGAAAACGTCAATCAGCTAGTAAGTCAGATGTATAAGGACATCAAACATGTGAAGCCCTGGGTAAAATTTGGCATCAGTCCCTTTGGTATTGGTCGACCCGGTAGCCTTGCGCAGATCAAAGGCTTCGACCAGTATGAGTCGCTCTATGCGGATGCCGAGAAATGGTTCGCAGAAGGCTGGGTAGATTATTTTACTCCCCAGCTGTATTGGAAGATTGGCCCTCCCCAGCAAAGTTACGCGGCCTTATTGTATTGGTGGAACTCGCAGAATAAGGCCAAACGCCATCTCTGGCCTGGGAACTATACCTCGCGCGTCGGTGGAGCGGATGGCAAGAGCTGGCCCGCGAAGGAAATAGCTGCCCAGATTTGGGTCACACGAGCTCAAGAAGGTGCCAGTGGCAATGTGCATTTCAGTATGAAAGCGTTACTGCGCAATTCGGGCGGGATCGCCGATGTACTTCTTAAGAATACTTACCAACAACCGGCCCTCATACCGGCTAGCCCCTGGCTATCCACATCTTCGGACAATGAGCAAATAGAACCGAAGTTCTCAGTAAAGAAATCTGGTGGTGAGTGGGTCGTCGCTCTCGAGTCAAACGAAACCGATACCGCCTGGCTCTGGGTTGTCCGTTCTAAGTATCGCGGCAAATGGCATGTCGATATTGTCCCCGGTAGCGAGTCCGTGCGACCGATGTATGATAAAGCGGGGCAGAAAAGAAAGAAGTCACCTGCCGCTGTGGTTGTATCTACCGTGAACCGGATAGGTGAAGAAAGTCCGCTGAGCTGGTATGGGTCGAATAGCCCATGA
- a CDS encoding DUF1559 domain-containing protein, translating into MKRIKHRAGYRQGFTLVELLVVIAIIGVLVGLLLSAVQAARESSRRMSCENNLKNITLATLNYESARGELPTGSTINRVGGRNGFSWEVGLLSYLENGSLLTEIQRQVTQFRKTDPAMQPPNIYSLENVNEVRIEPYHCPSDDEVVDNRNGESLASSSYAGVTGSAASRNDANESFGDNSGLCGVVNSDGVFFPGSRTMIRQIQDGLSNTFLAGERWYQLRAWTAGAFWQTSVLSDPPTGPSPGSCMSSMKNINATVPLNADLEVVGYYKGHQDDERPDPVSDDKKTLAFNNLPFGSFHPGGANFSHVDGSVHFVADDIAPQVYVAQASKDGGEVVQE; encoded by the coding sequence ATGAAGAGAATTAAGCATCGGGCCGGGTATCGTCAGGGCTTTACGTTGGTAGAGCTTTTGGTCGTGATCGCAATCATTGGTGTGTTGGTGGGGCTCTTGCTCAGCGCAGTCCAGGCTGCGAGAGAATCCTCGCGTCGGATGAGTTGTGAAAACAATCTTAAGAACATCACACTGGCGACTCTCAACTACGAGTCCGCCAGAGGCGAGCTCCCTACTGGCTCAACAATCAATAGAGTCGGGGGTCGAAACGGATTTAGTTGGGAAGTCGGCCTCCTCTCCTATTTGGAAAACGGCTCGTTACTGACGGAAATCCAACGGCAAGTGACTCAATTTCGCAAAACGGACCCCGCCATGCAGCCACCGAACATCTACTCCTTGGAGAATGTTAACGAAGTACGCATCGAACCCTATCATTGCCCAAGCGACGACGAGGTCGTCGACAATCGCAACGGCGAGAGCCTGGCGAGCTCAAGCTATGCCGGGGTGACTGGGTCGGCTGCCAGTCGCAATGATGCTAACGAGTCGTTCGGCGACAACAGCGGCCTTTGTGGTGTCGTCAACAGCGACGGCGTCTTTTTTCCTGGTAGCAGGACGATGATTCGTCAGATTCAGGATGGTCTTAGCAACACCTTCCTGGCAGGTGAGCGTTGGTATCAACTGCGGGCGTGGACTGCTGGTGCCTTTTGGCAGACTTCGGTACTCAGTGATCCTCCAACAGGACCTTCGCCAGGTTCTTGCATGAGTAGTATGAAGAACATCAATGCGACGGTGCCTCTCAATGCGGACCTGGAAGTGGTGGGATACTACAAGGGACATCAAGATGATGAACGACCCGATCCTGTGTCGGATGATAAGAAAACACTGGCCTTCAACAATCTCCCATTCGGCAGCTTCCATCCGGGCGGCGCCAACTTTAGCCACGTCGACGGCAGTGTTCACTTTGTTGCCGACGACATCGCCCCTCAGGTCTACGTTGCCCAGGCGTCTAAAGACGGAGGGGAGGTAGTTCAAGAATGA
- the nfi gene encoding deoxyribonuclease V (cleaves DNA at apurinic or apyrimidinic sites): protein MKPHSLHPWNVTPTEAREIQERFRNHVLQKNVARLRHIRHVAGVDVSIKNNRVIAAIVVLDFSSLEIIASSIHRQPVRFPYVPGLLTFRECPALLPAYEKIRVEPDLVLVDGQGIAHPRRFGLAAHLGVLLGKPTIGCAKSRLIGVYEEPHEEAGCYTDLFDGEELIGAVLRTRTNVKPLFISVGHKIELPTALDLVLNCCRGYRLPEPTRLAHQSAGGLLPSPRARYET from the coding sequence ATGAAACCACATTCTCTTCATCCCTGGAACGTCACTCCTACTGAGGCGCGCGAAATCCAAGAGCGATTTCGAAATCATGTTCTCCAGAAGAACGTCGCCAGATTGAGACACATTCGTCATGTTGCCGGCGTCGACGTCAGCATCAAGAACAATCGAGTCATTGCGGCAATCGTGGTTCTCGACTTTTCATCGCTTGAGATTATCGCCAGCTCTATCCATCGGCAACCAGTTCGTTTTCCCTATGTGCCCGGCTTGCTAACCTTTCGCGAGTGCCCTGCCCTGTTGCCCGCTTACGAGAAAATCCGAGTCGAACCCGATCTCGTGCTTGTTGATGGACAAGGGATCGCTCATCCCCGTCGGTTTGGTTTGGCTGCCCATTTGGGTGTCCTACTGGGCAAGCCAACGATTGGCTGTGCTAAGTCCCGACTCATTGGTGTGTACGAGGAGCCCCATGAAGAAGCTGGCTGCTATACAGACCTTTTCGATGGTGAAGAACTCATCGGAGCAGTCTTGCGCACACGCACTAATGTGAAACCGCTTTTCATCTCCGTCGGCCATAAGATTGAATTGCCCACCGCACTCGACTTGGTGCTGAACTGCTGCCGAGGCTATCGACTCCCCGAGCCGACACGCCTGGCCCATCAGTCGGCTGGAGGTCTATTGCCTTCACCTCGTGCCCGATATGAAACATAG
- a CDS encoding CPBP family intramembrane glutamic endopeptidase, with protein sequence MTSNKAQTVATAMLFETGLGFLGVLVAWLGSISLQGRLSFTLDSVLRGIVASLPMILLLLAAYEVDWKPLAKLRRNVEHVVRELFAGCGWMEFLLVSLAAGLGEEILFRGALQPLFISWTTLWIGVILTALLFGLAHAMSTAYFLAATVIGLYFGWLAWAYEDLVAPIVAHAFYDFVALVYVSYRARGEGNRPPAD encoded by the coding sequence ATGACAAGTAACAAGGCCCAAACTGTCGCAACTGCGATGCTATTTGAGACAGGTTTGGGCTTTCTCGGGGTTTTGGTGGCATGGCTAGGGTCAATCTCACTTCAGGGACGTCTCTCGTTCACTCTCGATTCCGTGCTGCGAGGAATAGTAGCTAGTTTACCAATGATTCTGCTGCTTTTGGCCGCTTACGAGGTGGACTGGAAACCCCTGGCAAAACTGCGTCGGAATGTGGAACATGTGGTGCGAGAGCTATTCGCAGGGTGTGGCTGGATGGAGTTCTTGTTGGTAAGTTTGGCCGCTGGGTTGGGAGAGGAGATTCTCTTTCGCGGGGCGTTGCAACCGCTCTTCATTTCTTGGACAACCCTCTGGATCGGCGTGATCCTGACTGCATTGCTCTTCGGCTTAGCCCATGCGATGAGTACGGCTTATTTTCTGGCGGCTACTGTGATCGGCCTTTACTTTGGTTGGCTGGCATGGGCTTACGAAGACTTGGTCGCCCCAATCGTCGCACATGCCTTCTACGATTTTGTGGCGCTGGTCTATGTTTCATATCGGGCACGAGGTGAAGGCAATAGACCTCCAGCCGACTGA
- the ppdK gene encoding pyruvate, phosphate dikinase yields the protein MAKNSTKMIYYFGKTKTEGNGKQKTLLGGKGANLAEMTSIGLPVPPGFTITTEVCDLYYKNKQKLPTGLMDEVKRNVGIMEKELGKKFGDTKSPLLVSVRSGAASSMPGMMNTILNLGLNDESVVGLANATGQKRFAYDAYRRLINMYGDVVCGVDHEHFEEIFDKIKKRYKAATDNDVPLEGMVKLCEEYKNVFKKHYGKPFPQEPIKQLELAIEAVFKSWMQPRAVKYRQVENITGLLGTAVNVQSMVFGNMGDESGTGVAFTRNPSTGENKFYGEFLINAQGEDVVAGIRTPEPVEKMAKWDKKAYDQLMKIKDQLEKHYRDVQDIEFTIENKKLYMLQTRNGKRTGAAAVKIACDMVKEKLITEKEAVMRIPAGDLTQLLLPSFTPAAKQAAKKDGRLLTVGLPASPGAAFGKPAFTAAEAVDRTLEGEQVLLVRKETNPEDIDGMHSAAGILTSTGGMTSHAAVVARGWGRCCVAGAGEIQIDEKARKIKVGGKVFTHKDVISIDGSTGEVMEGEIATQNPKLSGDFATVMQWADKYRTMKVRTNADTPKDAKRARDFGAQGIGLCRTEHMFFEGERIMAMREMILAENEEDRKKALKKLLPVQRKDFIGIFTAMKGLPVTIRLLDPPLHEFLPHDDKSQAEMASRLNVKRADVKNRVNALHEQNPMLGHRGCRLAVTYPEILDMQVTAITEAVIACKSKKIDAQAEIMIPLVGTATELQMLGDRTRQVIEDVKAAKKYTGKLDILVGTMIEIPRAALTADEISPVADFFSFGTNDLTQMTFGYSRDDINTFLPDYLSDEILPRDPFQSLDTNGVGQLVQMGVTKGRSVKKDLKCGICGEHGGDPDSIRFCNEVGLDYVSCSPFRVPIARLAAAQAALANGK from the coding sequence ATGGCAAAAAATTCGACCAAAATGATCTACTACTTCGGCAAGACGAAGACCGAAGGCAATGGCAAGCAAAAGACTCTCCTGGGTGGCAAGGGTGCAAACCTAGCAGAAATGACCAGCATCGGATTGCCAGTCCCTCCAGGATTCACGATCACGACCGAAGTTTGCGACCTTTATTATAAAAACAAGCAGAAGCTCCCGACCGGCTTGATGGATGAAGTGAAACGCAATGTCGGTATTATGGAGAAGGAACTCGGCAAGAAGTTTGGGGACACGAAGTCGCCGCTTCTGGTCTCCGTGCGCTCCGGTGCCGCCTCTTCGATGCCGGGCATGATGAACACGATCTTGAATCTAGGACTCAATGATGAATCAGTCGTTGGTCTGGCAAACGCCACCGGCCAGAAGCGATTTGCCTACGATGCTTACCGCCGCTTAATCAATATGTATGGTGACGTTGTTTGTGGCGTCGATCACGAGCACTTTGAAGAGATCTTCGACAAGATCAAGAAGCGATACAAAGCAGCAACAGATAACGACGTGCCATTGGAAGGCATGGTCAAACTTTGCGAGGAATACAAGAACGTATTCAAGAAGCACTACGGCAAGCCTTTTCCTCAAGAACCCATCAAGCAGTTGGAACTTGCCATCGAAGCAGTATTCAAGAGTTGGATGCAGCCACGTGCCGTCAAGTATCGTCAGGTGGAGAACATTACCGGCCTCTTGGGCACTGCCGTCAACGTTCAGTCCATGGTGTTCGGCAACATGGGCGACGAGTCGGGAACCGGCGTGGCATTCACTCGTAATCCCTCTACGGGCGAGAACAAGTTCTACGGCGAGTTCCTCATCAACGCCCAGGGTGAAGATGTGGTCGCCGGTATCCGCACTCCCGAGCCCGTTGAGAAAATGGCCAAGTGGGACAAGAAGGCCTACGACCAGCTCATGAAGATCAAGGACCAACTTGAGAAGCACTACCGTGATGTGCAAGACATTGAGTTCACAATTGAGAACAAGAAACTCTACATGTTGCAGACCCGCAACGGCAAGCGCACCGGTGCTGCCGCGGTCAAGATTGCCTGCGACATGGTCAAAGAAAAGCTGATCACCGAGAAGGAAGCCGTTATGCGGATTCCGGCAGGTGACTTGACTCAGCTCTTGCTTCCCAGCTTTACGCCAGCCGCTAAGCAGGCTGCGAAGAAGGACGGTCGTTTGCTCACCGTGGGCCTTCCTGCCTCGCCAGGTGCCGCCTTTGGCAAGCCTGCTTTCACCGCCGCTGAAGCAGTTGATCGCACCCTCGAAGGAGAGCAGGTCCTACTAGTGCGTAAGGAAACGAATCCCGAAGACATCGACGGCATGCACTCCGCCGCGGGTATTCTCACCAGCACAGGAGGAATGACGAGCCACGCTGCTGTAGTTGCCCGAGGTTGGGGCCGTTGCTGTGTTGCAGGAGCTGGAGAGATTCAAATCGACGAGAAGGCTCGCAAAATCAAAGTTGGTGGCAAGGTGTTTACCCATAAAGATGTGATCTCGATCGATGGTTCGACTGGGGAAGTCATGGAAGGTGAAATTGCCACTCAAAACCCCAAACTCTCCGGCGATTTTGCCACGGTGATGCAATGGGCCGACAAGTATCGCACGATGAAAGTTCGCACCAATGCCGACACGCCCAAGGATGCCAAGCGGGCACGTGATTTTGGTGCTCAAGGTATTGGCTTGTGCCGAACCGAACATATGTTCTTCGAAGGGGAGCGCATCATGGCGATGCGTGAGATGATCCTCGCCGAAAATGAAGAGGATCGGAAGAAAGCCCTGAAGAAACTCTTGCCTGTCCAACGGAAAGACTTCATCGGCATCTTTACAGCCATGAAAGGGTTGCCAGTCACGATTCGTCTGCTTGATCCTCCCTTGCACGAGTTTCTCCCTCATGACGACAAGAGCCAAGCAGAAATGGCCTCGCGACTCAATGTCAAACGGGCTGATGTTAAGAATCGGGTGAACGCCCTGCACGAACAGAACCCGATGCTCGGGCACCGTGGTTGTCGCTTGGCGGTCACCTATCCCGAGATTCTTGACATGCAGGTGACCGCGATTACCGAGGCTGTGATTGCCTGCAAGAGTAAGAAGATCGATGCCCAGGCTGAGATCATGATTCCTCTGGTGGGGACAGCGACCGAACTTCAGATGCTTGGCGATCGAACCCGCCAGGTCATCGAGGACGTCAAAGCCGCCAAGAAGTACACCGGAAAGCTTGATATTCTGGTCGGCACAATGATCGAAATTCCTCGTGCCGCTCTCACTGCTGATGAAATCAGCCCCGTGGCCGACTTCTTCAGTTTCGGCACCAACGACCTAACTCAGATGACTTTTGGTTACAGCCGTGACGATATCAACACGTTCCTCCCCGACTACTTGAGCGATGAAATCCTTCCGCGTGACCCATTCCAGTCACTCGACACAAACGGTGTCGGTCAGTTAGTGCAAATGGGCGTGACCAAAGGACGCTCAGTGAAAAAGGACCTCAAGTGCGGCATCTGTGGCGAGCACGGCGGTGATCCCGACTCGATCCGATTCTGCAATGAGGTTGGATTGGATTACGTTTCGTGTAGTCCTTTCCGAGTTCCCATTGCCCGCCTTGCCGCCGCACAGGCTGCGTTGGCGAACGGCAAGTAG
- a CDS encoding RecQ family ATP-dependent DNA helicase has product MSTATLERKPVMMDRANEVLKEVFGFDGYRPGQEQAIRQLLAGHSSVAIFPTGSGKSLCYQLPAILLDGLTVVISPLIALMKDQIDFLQAKNICAARLDSSLDRAEAVQVYDDLRSGRTRLLYVSPERLANERFLQLLAQQKIALLAVDEAHCISAWGHNFRPDYLRIADLAKRLNVERVLALTATATPEVVDDIAEAFSVEPEHVVHTGFYRANLEINVTACDDRERHRVLVKKLSSHRGEPAIVYVTLQKTAEQVSAFLKDKGFNARAYHAGMKTEERTKVQEDFMAADDMIVVATIAFGMGIDKADIRGVYHFNLPKSLESYQQEIGRAGRDGKPAVCEMLACRDDLVTLENFSYGDTPTEEGVRELTRELLAGRDEIEVSVYDLSGRHDVRDLVVKTLLTYLELEGVLQSTGPKYTEYKFQPLRPSQTILEQFNAERADFLRSIFKLARKGKTWLTIDVAAASERLSESRERIVAALDYLDQRGDILLQASGVRFGYRVVKRVADLEDLVRTMQEKFEQREEQDIARLRKVVSLVECPGCYTRYLLDYFGEDRDDCGHCGRCQGNPQQTLPRAQYSKITDRDRAVVNQLQAEHSPALRSPRQIARFLCGIKSPASTRAKLGKHRDFGRMDRVPFAEVLELAKSVVGEP; this is encoded by the coding sequence ATGTCTACCGCTACTCTTGAACGGAAGCCCGTGATGATGGATCGTGCAAATGAAGTTCTCAAGGAAGTGTTTGGTTTCGACGGCTACCGGCCAGGGCAGGAGCAGGCGATTCGGCAGTTGCTCGCCGGGCACTCGTCGGTGGCGATCTTTCCCACGGGCTCCGGGAAGAGCCTCTGTTATCAGTTGCCGGCGATACTCTTGGATGGGCTGACGGTAGTCATTTCGCCGCTGATTGCGCTCATGAAGGACCAGATCGACTTCCTGCAGGCCAAGAACATCTGTGCGGCGCGGCTTGATTCGAGCTTAGATCGGGCAGAGGCGGTCCAGGTTTATGACGATTTGCGGAGCGGTCGTACCCGCCTGTTGTATGTGTCCCCGGAACGTCTGGCGAATGAACGTTTCTTGCAGCTTCTAGCTCAGCAGAAGATCGCGCTGTTAGCGGTGGATGAGGCACATTGCATCAGTGCTTGGGGGCACAATTTTCGGCCCGATTACCTCCGTATCGCGGACCTGGCTAAGAGACTGAATGTCGAGCGAGTGCTGGCTCTGACGGCGACTGCCACGCCTGAAGTCGTCGACGACATTGCCGAAGCATTTAGCGTCGAGCCAGAACACGTTGTACATACGGGCTTCTATCGAGCAAATTTGGAGATCAATGTGACGGCTTGCGATGATCGAGAACGGCATCGTGTGCTTGTGAAGAAACTCTCATCCCATCGAGGTGAACCGGCCATCGTCTATGTCACTCTGCAGAAAACGGCGGAGCAGGTCTCGGCTTTTCTGAAAGACAAGGGCTTCAATGCAAGGGCCTACCACGCGGGGATGAAAACCGAAGAGCGAACCAAAGTGCAAGAAGATTTCATGGCTGCCGACGACATGATCGTTGTGGCGACGATCGCCTTTGGCATGGGAATCGATAAGGCTGACATTCGCGGGGTTTATCACTTCAATCTGCCTAAAAGCCTTGAGAGCTATCAGCAGGAGATCGGCCGCGCGGGACGGGATGGCAAACCGGCGGTGTGCGAAATGCTGGCCTGCCGCGACGACTTAGTCACTCTAGAGAATTTCTCATACGGCGACACACCAACTGAGGAGGGGGTGAGAGAATTAACAAGAGAACTTTTGGCGGGCAGAGATGAGATCGAGGTCTCCGTGTACGATCTGTCGGGGCGACACGACGTGCGCGATCTGGTCGTAAAAACTCTGCTTACTTACCTCGAACTGGAAGGGGTCCTACAATCGACCGGGCCAAAATACACCGAGTACAAGTTCCAACCGCTGAGGCCTTCGCAGACGATATTGGAGCAATTCAACGCCGAGCGAGCTGATTTTCTCCGTAGTATTTTTAAGTTGGCCAGGAAAGGAAAGACTTGGCTGACGATCGACGTTGCTGCTGCGAGCGAGCGCCTATCGGAGTCACGCGAGAGAATTGTCGCGGCGCTCGACTATTTGGATCAACGAGGGGACATCCTATTGCAAGCCTCTGGTGTGCGGTTTGGCTATCGCGTGGTGAAGCGTGTTGCCGACTTGGAAGACTTGGTCCGCACTATGCAAGAAAAGTTTGAGCAGCGCGAAGAACAAGATATCGCAAGGCTACGCAAGGTAGTTTCGCTGGTCGAATGCCCCGGTTGCTACACGCGATATTTGCTCGATTATTTCGGCGAGGATCGCGATGACTGTGGTCACTGCGGTCGCTGTCAAGGGAATCCGCAACAGACATTGCCACGGGCTCAGTATTCGAAGATTACTGACAGAGACCGAGCGGTTGTGAATCAGCTTCAAGCGGAACACAGCCCTGCGCTGCGCAGCCCGAGACAAATCGCTCGATTCTTGTGTGGGATCAAGTCACCTGCATCGACACGAGCAAAACTAGGCAAACACCGGGACTTTGGCAGAATGGATAGAGTGCCGTTCGCCGAAGTACTGGAATTGGCAAAAAGTGTAGTAGGCGAGCCGTGA
- a CDS encoding zinc-dependent alcohol dehydrogenase family protein: protein MQAVVYHRFGEQPSMEMVPDPTPAPDGAVIRVEATGLCRSDWHGWQGRDPDIQTLPHVPGHEFAGEVVAVGDKVRPALLGQRVTMPFVAGCGNCPECTSGNQQVCDNQFQPGFTGWGSFAELVSVRYAEENLVPLPDSLSSVAAASLGCRMATAFRAVAVQGEVKQGLWLAVHGCGGVGLSAVMIGVALGARVIAVDIRAEPLLLAEQLGAEAILNARETEDIPAAIHELTGRGADVSLDALGSSVTYTNSVLSLRKRGRHVQVGLLTEVESLPATPMSRLIGWEIQMVGSHGMQAHAYPELFKLIEAGKLTPERLIDRVLPLESAPQELAGMQDYSGCGVTVFEP from the coding sequence ATGCAGGCCGTCGTATATCACCGCTTTGGCGAACAACCTTCCATGGAAATGGTGCCCGATCCTACTCCGGCGCCCGATGGTGCCGTGATCCGTGTCGAGGCAACGGGACTGTGTCGTAGCGACTGGCACGGATGGCAGGGCCGCGATCCTGATATCCAGACTCTTCCTCACGTGCCCGGCCACGAGTTTGCCGGGGAAGTAGTGGCGGTGGGCGACAAGGTCCGCCCTGCCCTTCTGGGACAACGGGTTACGATGCCGTTCGTCGCTGGCTGCGGCAATTGTCCGGAATGCACGAGCGGCAACCAGCAAGTATGTGATAACCAGTTTCAGCCAGGATTCACTGGTTGGGGATCGTTTGCGGAGCTAGTCTCGGTGCGATATGCCGAAGAAAATCTGGTGCCCCTTCCTGATTCCTTATCCAGTGTGGCTGCAGCCAGTCTCGGATGCCGCATGGCGACTGCCTTTCGCGCGGTAGCCGTGCAAGGGGAAGTCAAGCAAGGGTTGTGGCTGGCAGTTCACGGTTGTGGAGGAGTTGGGCTTTCGGCAGTCATGATTGGAGTGGCGCTGGGTGCCAGGGTGATAGCCGTCGACATTCGTGCGGAACCACTGCTATTGGCAGAACAACTCGGTGCCGAAGCAATTCTCAACGCACGAGAAACCGAAGATATCCCCGCCGCGATTCACGAGTTGACCGGTCGGGGGGCAGACGTTTCTTTGGACGCGTTGGGTAGCAGTGTGACTTATACCAATTCAGTCCTTTCGCTTCGTAAACGAGGACGGCATGTACAGGTGGGATTGCTCACGGAAGTGGAATCGCTCCCAGCGACTCCGATGAGTCGCCTCATCGGCTGGGAAATACAGATGGTCGGGAGTCACGGTATGCAGGCCCATGCGTATCCTGAACTATTCAAGTTGATCGAAGCTGGTAAGCTGACTCCCGAGCGGCTGATCGATCGTGTTTTGCCTCTGGAAAGCGCGCCTCAGGAGCTGGCAGGAATGCAAGACTACTCCGGATGTGGGGTGACGGTCTTCGAGCCTTGA